From a region of the Campylobacteraceae bacterium genome:
- a CDS encoding DsbA family protein, giving the protein MKITLYYVYDPMCSWCYGFKKTFDEVKNELSSDIDIVYVAGGLAPHNDEPMAIEMQEKLESIWQQITLYTGTKFNHEYWRVNKPRRSTYLSCQAVIAARLQNKEEQMISAIQEAYYLKAKNPSNEDTLVSCAKEIGLEAVKFKKDLYSQEVLSLFQADLKLKSTLRVQGFPSLVLKYKKEAYPINIDYNNKDNILKQIINLSQNRYF; this is encoded by the coding sequence ATGAAAATTACCTTATATTATGTATATGATCCTATGTGTTCATGGTGTTATGGGTTTAAAAAAACCTTTGACGAAGTTAAAAATGAATTATCAAGTGATATTGATATTGTTTATGTTGCAGGGGGATTAGCACCTCACAATGATGAGCCAATGGCTATAGAAATGCAGGAAAAACTAGAAAGTATTTGGCAACAAATCACTTTATATACAGGAACTAAGTTTAATCATGAATATTGGAGAGTCAACAAACCAAGACGCTCAACCTATCTTTCATGTCAAGCAGTAATTGCAGCAAGACTTCAAAATAAAGAAGAACAAATGATAAGTGCTATTCAAGAAGCTTATTATTTAAAAGCAAAGAATCCATCTAATGAAGATACTTTAGTTTCATGTGCTAAAGAAATTGGTCTAGAAGCTGTGAAATTTAAAAAAGATTTATATTCACAAGAAGTTCTTTCTTTATTTCAAGCGGATTTAAAGCTAAAAAGTACACTTCGTGTTCAGGGTTTTCCTTCTTTAGTATTAAAATACAAAAAAGAAGCCTACCCTATTAATATTGACTACAATAATAAAGACAATATTTTGAAACAAATTATTAATTTGTCCCAAAACAGATATTTTTAA